One window from the genome of Streptomyces sp. NBC_00597 encodes:
- a CDS encoding DUF6596 domain-containing protein has protein sequence MTPSMDEALLRSLTPGVLAVLVRRGADFAAAEDAVQDALVEAVRVWPADPPRDAKGWLVTVAWRRFLDATRSDASRRRREDRVEEEPAPGPSPAVDDTLQLYFLCAHPSLTPSSAVALTLRAVGGLTTRQIAQAYLVPEATMAQRISRAKRTLSGVRFDQPGDVATVLRVLYLVFNEGYSGDVDLAAEAIRLTRQLAGAIDHPEVAGLLALMLLHHARRATRTAPDGSLVPLAEQDRGRWDTASIAEGVRVLQAALARNRLGEFQAQAAIAALHADARTAEETDWVQIVEWYDELARLTESPVVRLNRAVAIGEADGPRAGLAALAALDDSLPRHAAVAAYLHERDGDLTTAARLYAEAAHKAPNLAERDHLTRQAARLNAHRRP, from the coding sequence GCCGTACAGGACGCCTTGGTCGAGGCGGTCCGTGTCTGGCCGGCCGACCCGCCGCGGGATGCGAAGGGCTGGCTGGTCACCGTGGCCTGGCGCCGGTTCCTCGACGCGACCCGGTCGGACGCCTCACGGCGCAGGCGTGAGGACCGCGTCGAGGAGGAGCCGGCGCCCGGGCCCTCGCCCGCTGTGGACGACACGCTCCAGCTGTACTTCCTGTGCGCCCACCCCTCGCTGACGCCGTCGTCGGCGGTCGCGCTCACCCTGCGCGCCGTCGGCGGTCTCACCACCCGCCAGATCGCCCAGGCGTACCTGGTGCCCGAGGCGACCATGGCGCAGAGGATCAGCCGGGCGAAGCGGACCCTCTCCGGCGTGCGCTTCGATCAGCCCGGCGACGTCGCCACCGTGTTGCGCGTCCTCTACCTGGTCTTCAACGAGGGCTACTCCGGCGACGTGGACCTCGCCGCCGAGGCGATCCGGCTGACCCGGCAGCTCGCCGGCGCGATCGACCACCCTGAAGTGGCGGGGCTGCTCGCCCTCATGCTGCTCCACCATGCCCGGCGCGCCACCCGGACCGCCCCCGACGGCAGCCTCGTACCGCTCGCCGAGCAGGACCGGGGCCGGTGGGACACGGCGTCGATCGCCGAGGGCGTCCGCGTCCTGCAGGCAGCCCTCGCCCGCAACCGGTTGGGCGAGTTCCAGGCCCAGGCCGCCATCGCGGCGCTCCACGCCGACGCGCGCACCGCCGAGGAGACCGACTGGGTGCAGATCGTGGAGTGGTACGACGAGCTCGCGCGCCTGACGGAGAGCCCGGTCGTACGCCTCAACCGCGCGGTCGCCATCGGCGAGGCGGACGGACCGCGCGCCGGCCTGGCGGCGCTCGCGGCGCTGGACGACTCACTGCCCCGCCACGCCGCAGTGGCCGCGTACCTCCACGAGCGCGACGGCGACCTGACGACCGCGGCCCGGCTGTACGCCGAGGCGGCCCACAAGGCACCCAACCTCGCCGAGCGCGACCACCTGACGCGCCAGGCCGCCCGGCTCAACGCCCATCGGCGTCCGTGA